ACCATTTATTACCGCATATTTTACAGGCCCATCCCCCTGAAGCTGAACGGCAATATCACCTTCAAACTTCAGTGTTGCTGTTAGCAGGCTAGATGCGACGAGTAGTTCACCTAATAATGTCTGTACTTCTGTTGGGTAGTTGTGACCTGCAACTATGTCTTTCAGAGTATGCTCGACTTGTACTAGTTCGCCTCGTACATCGAGATCATCAAAAATATAACGATGAAGTAAATCTTGTTTCATCTATAAAGACCCTAATTTGATTTTAACTTAAGCAGCTCGCGTCGCTGCTTTTTATCTGGCTTGTGCTCGGGGCGCGGTGCAAAGAAACTATTGTTCTTTCGTGCAATGGCGTTTTGAGCGCGCTTTTCAATGCTTTGTGCAGACTCTTCGTAAAGTGTTTGAGCGATTGGAGCGGCTTGACGTTTGTCCATTAACTTTAACACGGTGATGTGTTTTTCGTCGTGACCCTGGGCTAATTCGATGACGGCGCCAACATCGACAGTACGGCTGGGTTTACACCTTTGGCCGTTGTATTTGACTTTTCCACCTTGGATCATCTCACGGGCAATTGAGCGCGTTTTATAAAAGCGCGCGGCCCACAGCCATTTGTCCAATCTGACTTTTGCATCATCTTGGTTGTTTTCTGGATTGACTTTTGTCACAATTCTTTAACTACGTTGTTGGCGACTTGCTCGATGGTAAAATTTATCATATTTTAACCGTCAAAAAAAGCATATCGCTTGATAGGTCAGGGAATGGCACATTATGGATAGTTGAACAAATGGTTAATACTGTGTTCAGTTGGGTCATGTCATATCTTGTACCGATTTAATTTAAAGTTTCACATTTGCGCGCTTGTTGAATCGAAGTCTAAGCGGTACACTGAGGCGCTTAATAGAATAAAAAAAGTCTCATTAAAGAAATTTATATGGAATTACAAATACAGCAGTTACAGAAAATATTACAAGGGTTGCCCCACGCAAAGCTTAGCCGTGCAGTGGTGTTCTTAGCTGTTGTATATATTGCATTTTTATTGTCCCAACTATTTTGGTTACTCTTCCCTAAACCCGACTCTACACCACTTAGTATCACACCGAATCAATCGCAAAGCGCTTCGCAGACGGTCAGTAGTGCATCTATTTTAGCGCAGCATATATTTGGTAAGGCAAATGAAAAGCCAAAAGAGGTTGAGAAGCCAAAACCGGTGATTTCCAATGCGCCTGAGACACGCTTGAATGTGAAACTTACTGGTATTGTTGCTGTTAGTAAAAATGACAGTGCAGGTCTTGCGATTATCGACTCGCAAGGACGACAAGAAACTTATTTAGTGCAAGATGTGATTAAGGGCACGCGAGCAAAGCTTGCGCAAGTACTTCCTGATCGCGTTATTTTAGATGTAAGCGGACGCTTCGAGACCTTAATGTTAGATGGTCTTGACTTTACACAACAAGTCGCAATGCCA
This genomic window from Pseudoalteromonas luteoviolacea contains:
- the gspC gene encoding type II secretion system protein GspC, whose translation is MELQIQQLQKILQGLPHAKLSRAVVFLAVVYIAFLLSQLFWLLFPKPDSTPLSITPNQSQSASQTVSSASILAQHIFGKANEKPKEVEKPKPVISNAPETRLNVKLTGIVAVSKNDSAGLAIIDSQGRQETYLVQDVIKGTRAKLAQVLPDRVILDVSGRFETLMLDGLDFTQQVAMPTTPKRSAAPKENRISESTRSELAQRRQELLNEPGKLFDYIRISPERRNGQLVGYRLRPGKDPELFKKMGLKNNDLAIAINGYQLTDMKQAMTAMNELRESTDANITIERDGRTLDVQFSL
- the hslR gene encoding ribosome-associated heat shock protein Hsp15 gives rise to the protein MTKVNPENNQDDAKVRLDKWLWAARFYKTRSIAREMIQGGKVKYNGQRCKPSRTVDVGAVIELAQGHDEKHITVLKLMDKRQAAPIAQTLYEESAQSIEKRAQNAIARKNNSFFAPRPEHKPDKKQRRELLKLKSN